The Suricata suricatta isolate VVHF042 chromosome 3, meerkat_22Aug2017_6uvM2_HiC, whole genome shotgun sequence genome contains the following window.
GTATTTCCACTCAGCCTCCCCTCTTATTTCATGAaacttatattttagaaaattaaaaactctctTGAGACCcctagctttaaaaatttttttttaagtttatttattttgagagagtgtgagcatgagcggaggaggggcagagagagagggagagggagagaatcccaagcaggctctgtgctgtcggcctggagcctgatgtggggctcagtctcatggactgtgagatcatgacctgagctgaaagcaggagtcagagctcaacagactgagccactcaggtgcctctcacATTGATTCTTGTTTCTGTTCCTTAGGTTTCATCCTACAGTCTTTTTTGGTTTCTTAGAGTTTTTAGATTTTAACTGCCAGGGTAGCAGTTTTTGACTGCCTATCTTATCTAATCTTCAAGGCGGTATTCTGGTACTAAGACTGGCTTTCACACATTTGCCAGATATAACAGCAGCACTCCTAATGAGGGTATTTTAGGAGTTGGTGATAAGATGtagcctttttttcccttggtgGATTGGATGCTTTTCAGAGCCCTTCCCAGAGATCTGCTTTCCCTTCTGGACGCAGCCAGCGGAGGACAGTGTATGCCTCTCAGGAGGGCTCGGTGTTGTTTAGCTGTTAGTGCCGTAGATAAGTAGGGTCATTTTCTTTAGGGGTTTACTTTGCCTGAAACTAAAGCTTGACGTGTAGATtagtatgaattttattttctcccccaaTATTGAAAGTCTAGTTTTGAAAAAGCTGCTATGGCCCATtgtatcaataaatatttgctttttattgtaGTGATCACTCATTTTaggaattatatacatatatatatttaagtttatttatttaatctctacacccaacatggggtttgaactcagaacccttagatcaagaggcacatgctctTCTGACGAAGCTGGCCAGGTGCGCCTGATTTGCTTAGTTTTAGTCATAAAGTATACAAACACCTTCTCTTATGTAGGTCTTCGATCTGCTTCAGAAATCTATGTACTCTGTTTAGAATTAAGTTGCACGATGAAAGGAAACTTCAGTGGTTTTAGAAAAAttggctttaaaatattctgtacttAATTTTCATTGGAATAATAATCTGTGTAATCATAATAGCAATTATCTGTCTCTTGTGGTTAAACCTCCCTACGTATCTATCTGTGTGTTTCCTCTCACTGCTGAAAAGTCTGTCGTTTATATTTCTTATGGAGAATTTTGAttggtatttgtttcttttgcccattttttcatatAGGTTGGACGTATTTTTGGATATTTTCCAAAGGATTTAATCAAAGTAGTCCATAAATATACTGAAGAGGAACTACGGGTTCCAGCAGATGTAAGTTATGTtatggattgtttattttttattttttggttcttACTTATAAATTGCCTTTCACATTCATCAGTTATAGTCAGTTAATGATTTTTGAAAGTCCTTGTATTTTGGccagaaaaaaaaccaagttaACATTTGTGTGTCAGGTTTTAATTTAGAGTCAGGtaactcttaaaaatagaaaaaaaaaatgtttgaaaagagtTTATAGGAGACTGTGTCATTATTTGGTAGTTGTCTAATATGTGCAGTTATATAGGGTTTCTCTTTGCTGCTTTATATGAGGAGAAATTAAGAATTCAATATCTTTGTTATTAAGTTTAAGAGTTACACATttttggcgcacctgggtggctcaggtggttaagtgtcctacgttggctcagttcatgatctcgcagtttctgggttcgagccccatgttgggctctctgctgatagctcagaccctgaagcctgctttggactctctgtctccctctctctgcccctcccctgctcacgctcagtctctctctgtctcaaaaataaacaagcaaaaaaaaaaagttatacatttttataggcaaaaggaaggaaagaatctcCACTAGAAAACTTTACTCATTGAATAGCTCTTAGACATTTTAAGTGTCGAGAAGAAGTCCGATTAAACACTAAACTACATACTAGGTCAGAAATGCCAGTTtacaatagttttctttctttctttttttttttaagtttattttgggagagattatgtgtgtgtgcaagcaagggaggggcagagagagagggagagacaggatcccaaggaggctctgcactgtcagcgaagagcccaacacggggctcaaagccacggaCGAtgggatcaccacctgagccaaatcaTGAGTCAGATTGTTAACTGCCCCTGCAGTGGTTTTCTTACAACtggttttttaatgatttaaggGATTAGAGAGTCACATTACAGGTTTGGAAAAGGGAACCTGAGAGATGCGTAAGAGGTCTGGTCTCAGCTCTGGATGGTACTGACCGCACATCCTATAAAGCATTCACCTGGGCGCACGACATTGCTCTGTGATGACGAGGATTCTGTGTTCTGGGGTCCTTAGTCCTGCTTATCattttctggactttttttttttaagtttattcagtttgagagaaaaggagaaataggggagaagggacagagatagagggagagagaatcccaagcacgctctgtgctatcagtgcagagcgggacacgggactcgaacccacaaatggtgagatcacgactggagccgaaaccaagagttggatgcttaactgactgagccacacgggtgcccGTTTTCTGGAGTTCTAAAATGTGTAGTAATGGATGTCCACCTTCATTCAAAAATctttgagtggttttttttttatagtgctGCAGATATGCAGGCTGCTGGCCTTGGGCCATCGTTAGATGAGATTGGCAGAATATAGGAAGTCTTAGAGCCAGTGCTGTACTTAGCATTTCTTTATTATCTCAAGGGTCATAAAATCAGCCCCATTACCTGTCTGGCTTCATTCCTAATGAAGAGACTCCCGGGTTATAGGTGTGAGATAGCAGTTCATTGGTCACAGTGACCTCACTTCTTCGGGCATCTGCCTTCCTAGCGTACCTCCCATAGCATGCTGCCCTCAGAATTAAGAAAGTGGCTTGGAATCGCATGTGATGAAACGAAGAAATTAATCCCTACTGTCCTGGTCAGGGCTCCTCAGACTTTGGTGAAAGTTCAGTTAGGAGAAGAGAATTACCTTTGTTGGCTTTTAAACTTGCCCTCTGTTTATGGCCCCATTGATGTCAAGCTGCTTATTattggaggaaaggaagaatgtTGACTTACGGACAGTCCTGAAAGCAGATCTTAATGACACCTATGGCCCTGATTTAGAATATATTCCTCACCAAATCTAGTTTTTAGGTTGTACTTGAGGTAATAATTAAGCAGGAGCCCTCTTGACACACTTCTTTGTGCCTCTAAATTTTTACTGCCCGTGCACCAGTATTTTAATAAGGCTGTGTTTAATCCTAGGCTCATTTATCTTTCCCAGCCCTAACAGAACATGAGCCAAAAAACATCTGGGTAGACTCGGAGGCTGACAGCAGGGTGATTCTGCCTGACTCAGGCTGACTAAACAGAAGTATATTCTGGAGGATACAGTGGTGGGGAAGCCAGGTCGTCATCCAGTGTCCCCTGCACATACTATTATGACATGAGTTCCCAGGACATCAGGCACAGTGCTTGGCAGTTGGGGGACCCAATAAATGACACCCTGTTTTTCTCCACTTGTGATCAGAACAAATTGAGAGACCCAGGAGTCAGGCATGTGGAGACCAAACTGTCACTATTATTTATTGATAAAGCTTTTCAGTGAACATGGCTCGGATGTGCAGAAATAATAGGCCTTCTGACTTTGTAGTGTAGAATAAGACAGACCCACCCACAGACGGCTAGCTAATGGGGCAGCCTCCCCAAGGGGACTGTCCCTAtgaaactgacagaatggagcggAGAGGATATATGTCCCCTCTAGCAGGTCCCAAACAGAACACAGGGATGGTGCAGAGCAAACTCACCAGCCTGTGAATCCTGAGGAGGAGACAGTGAAGGGAAATCAGGTAGGAGTCCTTCCCCTTTGAAGCAGAAAACCAGGGAAAAGTGCATTCCAGCTTCTATaccagtgccccccccccactagcCACAATCAATCATTGCCCAAGGTTGGCACAGGAGCCCCTCTAGATCCAGTTTGAGGTTAGCCTTTGTTAGCGTGGGTAAGACGAGTTTGCTCCTATGATACTTAGTGACAtgctgatgtttttctttctcttacaggagacagattttgtttgttttgatgggGGAAGAGATGATTTTGATAATTACAACGTAGAAGAACTTTTAGGATTTTTGGAATTGTACAACTCTGCAACTGGAGAGCCCGAGAAAGCTATAGAAAAAATTCAGCATGAGGACACACCACCTGAAGCAGTTGATGAAAGTGACCTTGAACCTGAACTTGAACCTGAAGCAGTAGAATTTAACTTTGAGGAGAGTGAAAGTATACTCTCAGAAACCTCTCAGGAACTCAGGGGAAGATCTGGGGCTCAGAAGACCCACCCTCACATACACAGTCAAGCAGATCATGCTCAGGGAGACCAACCTGCATTTGAACCTTTTGAGGATGTGCTACAAGATAAACTAAAAGTGCCGGAAAGTGAAAGCAACAAAACCAACAATGGGTCTCAGTTCTCCAGTGAACAGGAGAAGATTGATGCTTATAagcttttgaaaacagaaatgactCTGGACTTAAAAACCAAATTTGGCTCGACTGCTGATGCCCTGGTCTCCGATGACGAGACCACCAGGCTTGTTACTTCATTGGAAGATGACTTCGACGAGGAGTTGGATATGGAGTATTACACAGTTGGCAAGGAAGACGAGGAGGATGAAGAAAGCTTCGGTGAGCTGCCGTTACTGACCTTCACACATGCTGGGGAAGACGTGAAGACGCCAGGGAAGTCTGGAGTTCAGAAATACCCAACAGAGACAGGGCAGAattcaaaggaaaaggagaaggctGAGGTGACTCAGCCCCCCGGCATCAAAAACTATGATCAAGATCTACTGACAACCTGGGAAGATAGTATCTTATTCACCGAAGGTGACAGACGACCAGGTGTGGCCGGAGGGAGTTCTGatccagaggaaggaaaggaaggtggTGATGTATTCAAACCACAGTTGGCAGCGGATTCCACTGACCTTAAAAAGGCAGAAGATGGGCTTTTGATTCTAGAGGCCCCTAACACAAGTAATGACAGAGACCCGGAAATTCACTTTGCAGGACATGGGAGGAACGTCGGGGAATCCGAGAAGGGCCTGGCTCGGGCAGAgatggggctggaggggaggcgggaAGGCACAGAGGCACCTGGTGCCACTCAAAGCAGTGACCTCGGCTCGCTGCCAGCTGCcgaaaaggggaaagaagggtCGGAATTGGCTTTTGATAACAAAGAAAATGACGTAGAAGGAGCAGCTGttcatatttcaaaagaaatgctCCACGAAGAAAAGCCCACAGAGCGGATTTCAGAAGGTGGCTTGGAGCGCGAGGCGGAACCTGCAGCTCCAGGGGGTCAGGCGACCGGAGGAAAGACTGAGCAGGACTCCATGGGCATCGCCCCGCCGTCCAGAGGCAACCAGCATAACGCCTCTGAAGACGGTGTGGGAGAAGCAAACGTTGTGGTCGGTGGACCAGAGCCACACACGGTCTCGGTGGAGCCTCCACACGCTGACTCTAAAGAGGAATGGCATCTCAAGACTGACAGTCAACCTAGGCCCTCCCCTCCGGACGAAGTTGGTTtgccaggagccccagaagaAGAGGGGTCCCTTGCCGGGAGAAATCTTTCCTGGCCACAAGGAGAAGAGACGGCCCTGGCACACAATGGGCAGGTGGATGGGAGGGTCCAAGAGGGCTCCTCAGGCAAGCACCTGGCTCCTCAGAGGCCCGCGGAGGGCACGCCAGAAGTGGAGACGGGAGTCCAGGTGGACAACCCAGAAGGGCCCGGTTTCCACCCCGAGAAGACACAGGAAGCAGAAGATGATTACAGCCCTGAAGAACTCCTGGAGGATGAAAATGCTCTAAGTGCAAAACAAGCTAAAGAGAAAAGCCCTGGGATTCAGGGCGGGCGGTTGGGTGTCAGCCCCCAGGCGCCCGCAGGggctgcattgggctccactAACACTGAGGCAGAGGCacaaggaaacaaagaagcaGCTAGTAATATtgtggaaatggaaggaaaaagtgAAACTCTGGGCAAAGAGGCAGACCCTGGGGCCAGGGAAATGGGCAGTGGGGCAGTGGGAAAAGAAAGCCCTCTCGTGGGTCAGAAAGCCCGGAGACCACCTGAGGTTAGTGACCCTCCTGACCAAAAAATGCAGACTCCAGAGTTAGGAGAAGTGTCTGAGAATCAAGATTCTGATTCTTTTCAAGAAGACGGCCGTGAGGAACACCTGCAGAGCTCCAGGCCTCCCGGGAAGCCCGGGATGGAGGGACTCGCAGAAGAGGGCCGGGAGGACTTGCAGAGAGCGGTGGACACGGGGGGCCGGGGCTCTGCCGATGGGGGGCACGAGGGTGACCTGCCGCAGGGGGCTGCACACGGGGACCCTGTGAAGGACTTGCCTGTGATCGGCAGCTTCTTTAAGGACCAGCAGTCCCTGGAGCGGTTCCAGAAGTACTTCGACGTCCGTGAGCTGGAAGCCATGTTCCTCGAAATGTCACTAAAGCTGAAGTCCGCGCAGCGGGAGAGCCTGCCCTACAACGTGGAAAAGGTCCTAGACAAGGTCTTCCGTGCGTCTGAGTCCCAGATTCTGAGCATAGCAGAGAAGATGCTGGACGCCCGTGTGGCCGAAAACAGAGAGCTGGGCACCAGGGAAGATCACGTATTTGAAGAGGCGGCGGTCCTGGACGATATTCAAGACCTGATCTACTTTGTCCGGTACAAACACTCTGCCCTGGAGGAGACGGCGCCGCTGGCCATGGCACAGCCCTCAGAGGAAGGCTGGGCTGGCGCAGCGGAAGGTAACGTGCCTGCCCGTGGCCTTGGGGAGCTGGGCTTGAGCAGCAGGTGGGGTGCAGAGTGGCTGTGGGCGCGTCTCTTGAGTTGCTGGCAAAGCTCTGTCCTCCGTTTGCCGTGTGCCTGCAGGTAAGGAACAGCACTGAGATGTCCAcgtgtctcctcctcccccctcctttcaGGCTGAAGCATGGGTCAGGATTTCTCACGCTGTTTTTCCGTTAGGACAGTTGAGActgttagcattttttttcttttttcttttatttaaaaaatttaaaaaatttattttgagagagcaagcgggggaggggcagagagagagagagagagagagagagagagagagagagagagagagaatcccaagcaggctctgggctgtcagcatggaggctgatgtgggccttgaactcacaaaccatgaatttatgacctgaaacaaaatgaggaatcgggtgcttaactgactgagagcccccaggtgccctgagaccaCTAGCATTTTCAAAAGGAACCTTGACAAGCAGGTAACGAGAAAGCAGGTAACAAGAAAACGATGCCCCAAGTAAGCCTGTTAACAGAGTAGAAGTTTCATGTAAAATTATGAAagggatttttatttaatttgaataaattttttttttttaagtaaactctgtgccctatgtggggcttgaactcacagcagTGAGGTCGGGAGTTGCATattctacctactgagccagccaggcaccccaagtaaattcctttttttgtttttttttttaatatttatgagagagagaatgtgcgagtggggaacaggcagagagagagggcgacagaggaaCTGaggccggctctgtgctgacagcagagagcctgatgcggggctcacattCACGAACCCATAAGATCATAACATGAGcggaagtccaatgcttaacagactgagccacccagttgccacctttttaaaattgaagtgtagaggcacctgggtggcttaggtggttgaatgtctgacttcggctcaggtcatgatctcacagtttgtgggtttgaaccccgtgttgggctctgtgctgacagctcagagcctggagcctgctttggattctgtgtctcctctctctctgtgccactcccctgctcatggtctgtcttttgtcttgcaaaaaaaaataaatgtgaaaattttaaattgaagtgtGGTTGAagcataatgttacattagtttcaggtgcgcAACATGGTGATGGGACAGGTCTGtgcattctctgtgctccctgcaaGCGTAGTCCCCATCTGTTACCATATAGGCTGTGACAGCACCACTGATTGTACCCCCTAcactgtacctttcatccctgtcCTTTACTAAGTCCACAACCAGAAGCTTGTAGAAGGGCTTAATAAGCACAGAGTAACTGCTCTCTGACCAAGGATTAGACCAAGGTGTAACATTTCAGTGGATGCCTTGCCTGAGTTTCTTCATCCTCACCCCCCGCAGTGTTCATCTTCTGTGGGTGTCCTGTTCTTTCTTGCCTCTTTGGAGCAGTCACTTAGATTAGTCAGATTCTACTGGGTTCTGGGATTCTTGGGGTCCGATTAATTAATCAAGGACGTGACCCGGATGCAGCGCTCTCTAACACAGCACTTGATGCATGGAAGCCTTTCAGTAAATATTGATTGGATGGACCGTGAGCCAGTCTCCTAACATAGCCTGATTCCTAGTTTATATTCTATTCTTGTCTCCATGCTTTTCAGCCTGTGGCATTTAAACTGTGGCATATGGTAGAGTACCAGGGCGACATAAAGCCACAGAATACATGCTGTCTTCCTGGAGGGCCAGTTTTGCTTCAGACTTTGGGGAGGAGAACATTTTTGCATGTAATCAAAGCAGTTCTGTTTTGCATTAGGATGCAAAGCTCTGATGCATTTTTAGGGTAAACTATGAGGCtttaaagaaatttctctttCCTGTGGGTCACATGGAGCTATACCCGAAAtcttctggggaaggaaatgggtTCTCCATCTTTGTAACAGAGATACTCTCAAAATATTTGAAGGCTGTTTCAGTAAGCTGCCTTTGTACCTAAGGCTAGCTCTGTGCAACAAACATGCTCATGTATGAAAGAGTTCGTGCTCTTTCTGCGTGGAGTAGATACTTCTGATTTCTGCCCTTGACTGGAattctcttctgcccatttatctGGGGGGGCATGTGTTGGGTTTGTCGAGGGGGGAGTTAGGGTTATTGAACTCCTTACCATAAATGGGTTGTCTTacaaaatacttgggaataagTGTTTCTTTGCAAATTTTAGTCATCTGTGAAGTGAGACAAAAGCAATTGAAACTCTTATTTCCCCACTCAGTCGTGCTTCCTGGGATCTCAGCATGTGGAGAGAGTGGTGCCCAGAGGGTAGCCAGGGAGGGAGAGCTGCCCCATGGgagaggctgggtggggggtATGGTCAAGGCCTGCTAGCCCAATGCATTCTTCTTCCCTGCAGGGATAGAACCACCCCTTGAAGATAATTTCCCACAAGATCACACAGAAGACCTTAAGACACAGATTCCCAAAGAGCCCATCCAGTTGGATCAACATGGTACTGGTGACAGGCATGGCTCAGAGGTGTCACAGAAGCCGAATACTGAGAAAGACATAGACCCAGGTAAAACTCACAGATTGTTCTCTACAAAGTAGAGAATGTCATAAACAGCTCCTaggatatttgttctttttttttttttttttttagattatgtatttaagtaatctcttcacccagagtggggcttgaactcatgaccccgagttgcatgctctaccaactgagccagccaggtgcccctggacatttATTTGCTCCTAAAGGCAGGAAATCAAAGGAAGAAGAATCCAGGCGGGAGTGAGTTGAACGGAAAGGAAAGCAGTTGAGGCAGATGGAGATCAGCAGTAGGAAAAAGGCCAGAGACTGTAACCAACCAAATGTCTGTGTTTGGCTCTCATTACTTACGTAAATAATTTCATCCTAAACTATCATTCTTAAAAGGCCGTATGTTCTCAAATAGTAGTTTCCAACCAGACCAGCCGACATCAGAAACTGGGGGGGTGAAGACCAGCAAAGCCCTCCAGGAAATTCTGATCACgtgaaagtttgagaaccactgctttatttatttattttttttaaagtttatttatttcgagagagagcacaagcaggagaaaaggag
Protein-coding sequences here:
- the MIA3 gene encoding transport and Golgi organization protein 1 homolog isoform X4; this encodes MYRGEALEDFTGPDCRFVSFKKGDPVYVYYKLAGRPPEVWAGSVGRIFGYFPKDLIKVVHKYTEEELRVPADETDFVCFDGGRDDFDNYNVEELLGFLELYNSATGEPEKAIEKIQHEDTPPEAVDESDLEPELEPEAVEFNFEESESILSETSQELRGRSGAQKTHPHIHSQADHAQGDQPAFEPFEDVLQDKLKVPESESNKTNNGSQFSSEQEKIDAYKLLKTEMTLDLKTKFGSTADALVSDDETTRLVTSLEDDFDEELDMEYYTVGKEDEEDEESFGELPLLTFTHAGEDVKTPGKSGVQKYPTETGQNSKEKEKAEVTQPPGIKNYDQDLLTTWEDSILFTEGDRRPGVAGGSSDPEEGKEGGDVFKPQLAADSTDLKKAEDGLLILEAPNTSNDRDPEIHFAGHGRNVGESEKGLARAEMGLEGRREGTEAPGATQSSDLGSLPAAEKGKEGSELAFDNKENDVEGAAVHISKEMLHEEKPTERISEGGLEREAEPAAPGGQATGGKTEQDSMGIAPPSRGNQHNASEDGVGEANVVVGGPEPHTVSVEPPHADSKEEWHLKTDSQPRPSPPDEVGLPGAPEEEGSLAGRNLSWPQGEETALAHNGQVDGRVQEGSSGKHLAPQRPAEGTPEVETGVQVDNPEGPGFHPEKTQEAEDDYSPEELLEDENALSAKQAKEKSPGIQGGRLGVSPQAPAGAALGSTNTEAEAQGNKEAASNIVEMEGKSETLGKEADPGAREMGSGAVGKESPLVGQKARRPPEVSDPPDQKMQTPELGEVSENQDSDSFQEDGREEHLQSSRPPGKPGMEGLAEEGREDLQRAVDTGGRGSADGGHEGDLPQGAAHGDPVKDLPVIGSFFKDQQSLERFQKYFDVRELEAMFLEMSLKLKSAQRESLPYNVEKVLDKVFRASESQILSIAEKMLDARVAENRELGTREDHVFEEAAVLDDIQDLIYFVRYKHSALEETAPLAMAQPSEEGWAGAAEGIEPPLEDNFPQDHTEDLKTQIPKEPIQLDQHGTGDRHGSEVSQKPNTEKDIDPGIIITERSPVDAVDVEKQLETNAEEPASVPPLENAILGIYSFITYLTTALVATLPNDVQPGPDFYGLPWKPVLITAFLGLVSFAIFFWRTVLAVKDRVYQVTEQQISEKLKNIMKENAELVQKLSNYEQKIKESKKHVQETKKQNMILSDEAVKFKDKIKKLEETNEILGDTAKNLRVMLESEREQNAKNQDLILENKKSIEKLKDVISVNASEFSEVQIALNEAKLSEEKVKSECHRVQEENARLKKKKEQLQQEIKDWSKSHAELSEQIKSFEKSQKNLEVALTHKDDNINALTNCITQLNRLDCESESEGQNKGGNDVDEIANGEVGGDRSEKMKTQIKQMMDVSRTQTAISVVEEDLKLLQFKLRASMSTKCNLEEQIKRLEDERSSLQSAKAGLEGECQTLRQKVEILNELYQQKESALQKKLSQEEFERQDREQRLSAADEKALLAAEEVKTYKRRIQEMEDELQKTERSFKNQIATHEKKAHDNWLKARAAERAIAEEKREAANLRHKLLELTQKMAMLQEEPVIVKPRPGRPSTQNPPWRGPLSQNGSFGPSPVSGGECSPPPTADPPARPLSATLSRRDMPRSEFGSVDGPPPRPRWSSEASGKPSASADPGPGVAPMMNSGSRSSSPAKGTEDGKVPMAAKGPPPFPGVPLMSSPVGGPLPPPTRYGPPPQLCGPFGPRPLPPPFGPGFRPPLGLREYAPGIPPGKRDLPLDPREFLPGHTPFRPLGSLGPREYFIPGARLPPPPHGPQDYPPPPAARDFLPSGSGDEPAPASQSGSRDCSQALKQSP
- the MIA3 gene encoding transport and Golgi organization protein 1 homolog isoform X6 — protein: MYRGEALEDFTGPDCRFVSFKKGDPVYVYYKLAGRPPEVWAGSVGRIFGYFPKDLIKVVHKYTEEELRVPADETDFVCFDGGRDDFDNYNVEELLGFLELYNSATGEPEKAIEKIQHEDTPPEAVDESDLEPELEPEAVEFNFEESESILSETSQELRGRSGAQKTHPHIHSQADHAQGDQPAFEPFEDVLQDKLKVPESESNKTNNGSQFSSEQEKIDAYKLLKTEMTLDLKTKFGSTADALVSDDETTRLVTSLEDDFDEELDMEYYTVGKEDEEDEESFGELPLLTFTHAGEDVKTPGKSGVQKYPTETGQNSKEKEKAEVTQPPGIKNYDQDLLTTWEDSILFTEGDRRPGVAGGSSDPEEGKEGGDVFKPQLAADSTDLKKAEDGLLILEAPNTSNDRDPEIHFAGHGRNVGESEKGLARAEMGLEGRREGTEAPGATQSSDLGSLPAAEKGKEGSELAFDNKENDVEGAAVHISKEMLHEEKPTERISEGGLEREAEPAAPGGQATGGKTEQDSMGIAPPSRGNQHNASEDGVGEANVVVGGPEPHTVSVEPPHADSKEEWHLKTDSQPRPSPPDEVGLPGAPEEEGSLAGRNLSWPQGEETALAHNGQVDGRVQEGSSGKHLAPQRPAEGTPEVETGVQVDNPEGPGFHPEKTQEAEDDYSPEELLEDENALSAKQAKEKSPGIQGGRLGVSPQAPAGAALGSTNTEAEAQGNKEAASNIVEMEGKSETLGKEADPGAREMGSGAVGKESPLVGQKARRPPEVSDPPDQKMQTPELGEVSENQDSDSFQEDGREEHLQSSRPPGKPGMEGLAEEGREDLQRAVDTGGRGSADGGHEGDLPQGAAHGDPVKDLPVIGSFFKDQQSLERFQKYFDVRELEAMFLEMSLKLKSAQRESLPYNVEKVLDKVFRASESQILSIAEKMLDARVAENRELGTREDHVFEEAAVLDDIQDLIYFVRYKHSALEETAPLAMAQPSEEGWAGAAEGIEPPLEDNFPQDHTEDLKTQIPKEPIQLDQHGTGDRHGSEVSQKPNTEKDIDPGIIITERSPVDAVDVEKQLETNAEEPASVPPLENAILGIYSFITYLTTALVATLPNDVQPGPDFYGLPWKPVLITAFLGLVSFAIFFWRTVLAVKDRVYQVTEQQISEKLKNIMKENAELVQKLSNYEQKIKESKKHVQETKKQNMILSDEAVKFKDKIKKLEETNEILGDTAKNLRVMLESEREQNAKNQDLILENKKSIEKLKDVISVNASEFSEVQIALNEAKLSEEKVKSECHRVQEENARLKKKKEQLQQEIKDWSKSHAELSEQIKSFEKSQKNLEVALTHKDDNINALTNCITQLNRLDCESESEGQNKGGNDVDEIANGEVGGDRSEKMKTQIKQMMDVSRTQTAISVVEEDLKLLQFKLRASMSTKCNLEEQIKRLEDERSSLQSAKAGLEGECQTLRQKVEILNELYQQKESALQKKLSQEEFERQDREQRLSAADEKALLAAEEVKTYKRRIQEMEDELQKTERSFKNQIATHEKKAHDNWLKARAAERAIAEEKREAANLRHKLLELTQKMAMLQEEPVIVKPRPGRPSTQNPPWRGSVDGPPPRPRWSSEASGKPSASADPGPGVAPMMNSGSRSSSPAKGTEDGKQTVSQDPEGPSAPSIPPVAEQSAVVPMAAKGPPPFPGVPLMSSPVGGPLPPPTRYGPPPQLCGPFGPRPLPPPFGPGFRPPLGLREYAPGIPPGKRDLPLDPREFLPGHTPFRPLGSLGPREYFIPGARLPPPPHGPQDYPPPPAARDFLPSGSGDEPAPASQSGSRDCSQALKQSP